In the Elusimicrobiota bacterium genome, TCTTGGCCATGCGGACGGCCTCGTTGCCGTCGCCGGCCTCCCCGACGACCTCGATGGACTTCTCGTTCTCGAGCAGGTCCTTGATGCCCTCGCGGAAAAGCGTCTGATCGTCGGCGATGAGGACCGTGAGTCTCTTCTTGCCTGCCATTCTCCCTCCGTTGGACGGCTGGCGCTACGATATCAAAAAAGCGCCGCCTTCTTCTACTTTTTCTCCTTCTCGCGCTTCTCCTTCTGCGCCGGGACGGTGAAGTAGAACGTCGCTCCCTGCCCCAGGCCCGGCGACTCCACCCAGATGCGGCCGCCGTGGCTCTGGAGGATCTCCTTGGAGATGGAGAGCCCGAGGCCGAGGCGGCCCTGGTTCCCGCCGCTCGTCTGATAGAAGCTCTCGAAGATCTTCTGCAGGTCCGCCGGTGCGATGCCCTCGCCGGTGTCGCGGACCGCGAACTGGACCTCCGTGCCCTTGGACTCGACGAGGAGGGTGACGGCCCCCCCCTTCGAAGTGTGGCGCAGCGCGTTCTCGAGCAGGTTGTTGACCACCTGGCTCAGGCGCCGTCGGTCGGCCTCGATGGTCGGCAGCGACGGGGAGATCTCCGCTTTGAGCGTGATGCCGCGCTGCTGCGCCTTCGCCTGCGGTCCGCCGAGGAGCTCCTCGACGAGCTTCGCGGGCGCGAGCGGGGTCTTCTCGAGGCGGAACTTGCCCTGCTCGATCGAGGCCCAGTCCACGAGGTCCTCGATGAGACGCGAGAGCTGCGAGATCCCGCTCGAGATGTAGTTGATCCGCTTCTTCTGCTCCTCGGTCGGCTTGAGGCTCTGCTGGAGCATCTCGAAGGAGACCTGGAGCGTCATCAGCGAGTTGGAGAGGTCGTGCGACGACATCGAGAGGAACTTCGACTTCATGTTCGAGAGGTAGAGGAGCTGCTCGTTGGCGCGGCGAAGGTCCTCGACGAGCCGCTTCTTGTCCTGCTGGAGGCGGAGGTTCTCGATGGCCTTGGAGATGACGCGCTTGAGGTGGTCGAAGTCCACGGGCTTCACGTGGAAGTCGTAGACCGACTCCTGGATGGCCTTGAGCGCCGTGTCCAGCGAGGCGTGCGCCGTCAGCATCAGGATCTGGCTGTCGGTGTTGACCTTGCGGATCTGGCGGATGACCTCGATACCCGTCGAATCGGGGAGGTTGTAGTCCATGAGGATGACGTCGAAGAAGTCGGTGACGACCGCCTTCATCGCCTCCCCGCCGGAACCGGCCTCCGCGACGGTGTAGCCCTCGAGCTCGAGGTTGTCGCGGATGCTCTCGCGCAGGTGCGCGTCGTCGTCGACACAAAGGATCTTGGCGTTCATGAAGTGGGTCTCGTCTGGGTCTGCGGGATGACGCGCGCGCTCTCCGGAGCGGGCGCGGGAGAAGGAGCGGGCGCGGGGGGCGGCGCCGCGGGAGCGCCGGCGGAGCCCTGGGAGGGCGCGGGGTTCGCGCCCTTGTTGGCCAGCGGCAGGAAGATCTTGAAGGTCGTGCCCTTCCCGACCGTGCTTTCGACGTCGACCTTGCCTTGATGACGATCGATGACCTTGCGCACGACGGCGAGCCCGAGGCCCGTGCCGCGGGCCTTGGTCGTGAAGAACGGGGCGAACACCTTCTCGAGGATGTCGGGCGGGATGCCGCTGCCGGTGTCGGAGACGTCGACGCGCACCCACTCGCGGTCGACGACCTCGCTGGTCAGCGTCACCCGGCCGCCGTTGGGCATGACCTCGACGCCGTTGCCGATGAGGTTGCGCAGCGCCTGACGC is a window encoding:
- a CDS encoding ATP-binding protein; this encodes MNAKILCVDDDAHLRESIRDNLELEGYTVAEAGSGGEAMKAVVTDFFDVILMDYNLPDSTGIEVIRQIRKVNTDSQILMLTAHASLDTALKAIQESVYDFHVKPVDFDHLKRVISKAIENLRLQQDKKRLVEDLRRANEQLLYLSNMKSKFLSMSSHDLSNSLMTLQVSFEMLQQSLKPTEEQKKRINYISSGISQLSRLIEDLVDWASIEQGKFRLEKTPLAPAKLVEELLGGPQAKAQQRGITLKAEISPSLPTIEADRRRLSQVVNNLLENALRHTSKGGAVTLLVESKGTEVQFAVRDTGEGIAPADLQKIFESFYQTSGGNQGRLGLGLSISKEILQSHGGRIWVESPGLGQGATFYFTVPAQKEKREKEKK